One Salvia miltiorrhiza cultivar Shanhuang (shh) chromosome 6, IMPLAD_Smil_shh, whole genome shotgun sequence genomic window, accttgaactgaaaccacacgtttcagcaccaacacattgggttggatttctcaaacacacttaacgcgcactgggcactaagatttctctagagtcagaacactggtctgaactccacaTAACTCAAACACttttttcgctcagttgaaaggaggttcgaaaactaccaactagatcacagagaacatgctctttgtaatcagtaacttaggctttggataaacaatactccctccgtcccaataaaagtggccacatttttattttggtttgtcccattaaaagtggccactttcttaAAATGGAAATGTTTATTAATTGATTAGTCCAATTAAGTAATTTAGTTAAAAGTTCTAATTAGAACccatttagagagagagagagcagggGGACGAATTCAGAAAGGGAAAGAGGGAGGAGCAGAGGGCGGTGACCGGTGCCGACGCCGGCGCCGCCGCGGCTTCCAGCGGCCCCCGTGAACAGAGCAGAGAGAGGGAATAGATCGAGCAAAGGAGAGAGAGTTAGAGGGAGAACAGAGAGGATCGGCTCTCTTGTCGCCTccacctccgccgccctccTGTCGCCCCCGGCCTCCATACTCACCGCCTTCACCCTCGCCGCTTCCACTGTTGCCCCCCTCTCCCCCCTTCTTCCTCCATCTGTTTCTTATCgacaacacacacacatacacaaaaTCACTGTTGATCCTAAATTTGGAGTCGCGCCACCGCCTGGTTTCTGTAACTCCAGCGATGATTGTCGTCTATGCGAGTCACGCTCTACCCAGTCTAAATCCGTCGCCGTCTCTGGAGTTCGTCCGCCTCTGTAGGTGTGCGTACAGAGCgaatttctttgtttttttcccaattttttttccagATCCCCTAATTTCTTGTATTCACTCAGAAAATAGAGAATAGAATGGAACGAATGCAGATCCCCTACAATTGTTCTAGAATTTCTTATGTTGGCTTTAATTAGCTTTTGTTGGTTGCACAAATTTCATTTTCAGATTTGCAATTTTTTCCTTGTTTACGCTAGGTTTATGGTTGAAGAAATAGATGGAAGAAAGTAATTATCTCATTAAACTTGGTGGACCACACTCAATTAACTCATAACaataagtttcttaatcttagttcccaaaaaaaagtggccacttttattgggacgaatggagtatttgcctaaggttctaagagaatatatgtaatcagcaatggACTGATTtgggctttgtgattctcttcttcgttTCAAACTTTTGGTGGCTTGATTTGCTGAGTGACgatttcggcagcgtttcagcttgtgtatttgaattagtgaagattgaagtgatcctcgaactcTATTTACatgagaggtcttgaatagatccgttggcggagataatcttcaagaattcatctgtTGGAGTGTAATTCgaattttgctgaggcttcaatcttcgaggttccttatttggttagaaacggctactcaggtacaggaggtaaggcgtctttgaaaaggtaatcaccaaaaaggaatgctctacagagaaaggacgatccttgaaatctttgcatttaatgcggctgacttggagtgcgtggctttcTCTAAACTTATGGAGTATCGGTCCGATGAGGAAGaataactgatacttgactttagtatcagtccgctgaatccacgtggcctgcattagtgaatcagtcataactaaTCCTTCAGTTGAGAAACGCTTTTAGTCAGACATCAATATTTGACTTTACCTTTGATTGCGTCACCAGTTGAGTTCTTCaatctttagtcttcagtcctccggtcttcagtcttcagtcttcagaacactagctaaactagaaaaagaactccagCACTTAAGTtcaaaaagttctagtctattacaaggaaaacttaacgattttggtatcatcaaaactagggcaaggatatttcactaagttcccaACAGGTGAGGCACAAAGAAAAAAAGAGTGAAGATTCATTTGAACTATTAATGCATGAGAAGCTAAGAAGTTATTCAAAATGTGCAATGACGGGTGACGGAGGTTGTTTCTTTGCCTTGTCGTTGTGCGGTGGAACTCTCtgtacaaataaatttatatttttcctATGCCCACAGCTAGGTTCCGCTAGCGGTAAGTATATGGTTGATCCCACGAGGAGTTGGTGTATTCTTCTCTCCTGTCACAGTCACACTGGTATCACTATGGTCAGAGCGTTCAAAGTGTTAGGTTAAAGAGGGCCACAAAAAGACACAAAAGACAAGGGAGGAAACAATAAAGGACATTAAGAAGGGGACATGAATCTTACGTGGGCAAATCAGACGTTCTGGGTACAGAGAACCTCCATCATTTTCTCTTGGGTTATGCCTAAGATATGTCATCATTCTGGTCAGATGGACTGGTTCAGCGGGTTCTAGGTAGAGAGCGTTGCATTGTTGCTCTGACCGGAGGCATTGGGCAGACTCCACCATCCTCGCATTGTGCCTCTGATGCACTGGCTTTGCCCTCGGGTCACAGGTCTCATCCTTCTCTTGTCATTACCTGTCAGGTTAGGCTCTAacagaaagaaaggaaaagacTATGGTCAAAATGAGAAAAGAATTACTAGAAACTCAATACCCCGACCACGACACCAATTCGACGGAGCCTTGTTCGGACTTGCGCTTCCTATGGTTGTAACCTCTTCACCTCTTAACCTGCTCAAGTTAGACTATAACAAATACAatgaaaaaaatagagagaaaaatactgaaaatccaactccccggcaacggcgccaatttgacggaGGTTGATTCCTTTGCCTTGTCGTTGTGCGGTGGAACTCTccgtacaaataaatttataatttttctatGCCCACAGCTAGGTTCCGCTAGCGGttagtatagggtcgatcccacgaggAGTTGGTGTATTCTTCTCTCTTGTCACGATATCACAGTCACACTGGTGTCACTACGGTCAGAGCGTTGGGGACAGAAGGTTGTGCCtggaaatgagaaaataaaataaaacaaagaaaaacattaAAAGTAAAGATAACCTGGTCTGGGCACAATCTCGTTAAGTCTGGGCACAGTCATCGCTCATAGGTTTAAGGATTTTCAATGTGCCTTCACATCTTTGGTTATGGACAGTAGTCAATAGGCTGGGCCCCTTTTAGGTGTCACGTGCGCAACGTACCCCATCCTCATCCGTGGCTTGTGCCTGGCGGACCCAAATGACCCATAAGCATGTCTGAAGACATACGATCACATTTTCCACGTTTGCCGCACTGCATGAAGTTTGGAGATCTCCTAACTTGTGCCCATATACTGCTTGTAACTTGGCCGTGCCTAGAACAGTACCGGCCAAATAAAGCCCCAGGGTTGTCCAAGTTGTATTGAAATCAGACCAAACACTTCGGAAATGTGACTTCACAACTCTGTGACCATTTCGATATCACGATTTCATATGCCCATAACTCAATTCGATATGCCCAAACCAGGAAAGAAAAATTAACTaggcataaataaataaacaaagacaaaggaaatgataaaaaatagggttaaggtgcagataggcccctcaagtggaggcccttagagcgtttcagtccccttactaactgtgtgtgcaaattggcccccaaactcaaaaaaacggtgcagatcggcccctctgacttaacaccgttatgggccgttagtcaagggggcgatctgcaccgttttttcggagttcaggggctaatctgcaccttttaactttttaattaattcatcccTCTCactcaaaatttgatcgtcgttgtcgctgattcaagctccggcgaggccggcggagggcgccgcccctttctttctctcttgggccctaaacctcggagctcgctcgactgcacacACTTAGTgtcaaggacgagccctaattctcccattccgtcggaaatcgccgccgcaatattcggtgaacccgccgcctggcttttctcgatgaggagtcgcctagcttttctcgataaggagtcgcctctttctctcaaattcggcgaaatccggtgataaaggccgacgatgcccgtcgccatctacactatcggcgtgctgttgaagaaggacgcctcCAAATCAGAGACGCTGGCCAACATGATCTtgatctcgattggggtcacgatcaccgcctacggcgaggcgaagtttgattcgttgggggtgattctgcaattggggggcggtgacgttcgagggagaattcgagttttcatttcgattatgtgattttcgggagcaatgacgccgatttggaattcccgatttggggcttgggaacttgattttgtgattttcctcatctgacggcgattgacgccggaaaagttggtaggagaagatgagatgtgattttttttaatgaacggtgtgcagattagcccccgaactctaaaaagggaaaaggtgcagattagcccctgaactccaaaaaaacggtgcagatcgccccctctgactaacgacccataacggtgttaagtcagagggggcgatctgcaccatttttttgagttcgagggccaatctgcacacagttagtaaggggactgaaacgctctaagggcctccacttgaggggcctatctgcaccttaaccttaaaaaataaaatactttgaTAAATGATAAAAGGTCATAGGGGAAAGCATCTCTGCCCAAAACCAACTTTGGGCAGagcaaataaaaataagaaaatacaaactaaactaagtcatgGCTTCCCAAAACTACTCTATAACTACATAGTGATAAAGTGTGTCTAGCTCTAAAAATCTGTTCTAGCTCTTCCAATCACGTCTCCTGGGCGCAGGGGTGTGCATCCTTTATATAGAGAATGGTAGTGGGCCTTGGGCCAGGTCCAGGCAGATTAGGGCTTCTGGGCGTAGCAGCTAGGATTTCTGGGCACGACGGTTAGGGTTTCTAGGCGCAACCAAGTTGCTGTGGTTTCTTTCCATATATGCTTAGCCCAAATCAGATATGCATCCCATAACTTTGGTAAGTAGATTAGGTCAGATCCTTCTATACATGGTAAGTTGATATCAGCCTCATTCTTTTTTTATGTTGATGGGTGCGCGCTGTGCCCTTGCACGACAGGTTGTGCCTCAAATTCAGCATCACAATTCTACTTAACTCTCGTTCGACCTCTGACTTGCGACTGTGCCCGTGAACACCAACTTTTTATGTTATGCCCTGGAATGCCAGATTGTGCTCCTGTCTCGCCGCTGTACCTTGGAACGCAACTAGATCCCGCACGATACTTGGTCTGGGCACAGGGGTACAACTGTTGTGCCCACGAATGATCTGAAATCTTTGCCTCTTTTGCGGAATGCAGCTTGTTATGCCCGAGATCTCGTCCACCTGTCCTTATGCCCAAAATGTGTCCTCCCaaacacaaaacacacaaaacaagactcgatctagaccttaAAGACACAAAAAAGCACGAAAAATGGGCTCGTCAACGGGacataaagaaaaaaagagtgAAGATTCATTTAAACTGTTAATGCACGCAGGAGAAGCCAAGCAGTTATTCATGCCAAATCATTTCCGAAGCAAGCTACAAAAGAGGCCTTAGGGTTCCATATCTGAAAGTGATGTCCCAGACAATGATATTGAGTGCTCAATTGTTGAATGGGACACTTCGTGATCTTGTTGCAGTAGCCAAACAACTGGACACAACGTCAACGGATGATACATGTTCTAAAAAGATGATGGTCAACACccaaacaaagaaatcaattgGTTCGGATAAGGTTCGATGTAAAAAGAGCATGTGCAAAATAATTTTCCCCGTGGAATCATTCAAACGTCAAAGAATCATACCAGTACAGCAGCTGATAGAGGACTGTTGGGAAAGTGCAAAACAGTTCGATCCCATGAAAATATATCCAATGAACCTCGTTAAAGAATTTGAGAATTGGTATTCATCTTCAATGTCGACTACAAGGTACAAATATATGATGTATACTTTATTTAGAATTGTAGTTTATTACCCAATTAAAAATACATGACTATGTTTAATTGTTGGTTAGAAAAATAAGATTGATGACTCATTGCTTGGATATAGCGGATCGTGATTTCTTCAGTGGGATATGGACCGAAACACGATGGTTAGGGAGTGAGGCATTCTTATTATTTTGCAGCGAAATAACTATAACATTTCTTCTCAGTTTGCTTTTTAACTAATTACTAATGTGTGTTAATTTAGCACTTGGATGTCCTATTGAACCTCTTAATGCTTAAAGCCACACAAAAGCCGCAAAAATTCCGTTACGGATGGACATATGTGGACATACTTTGTTGGGTACTCATCAGCTTAAAGATCTTAAATTATAATTTCGTGattttattatgatttaattgtGGTTATAATACATATATTGACATGTGTATATTTTTCAGCACAAATTGAAGTCCAAAGATATGTCACTTGGAGAGAAATTGTTGTTGAAGTATGTTTCTGGCAAGTATCCATCAATTGGTGGTAAACCGTGGAAAGAAGTGGATTACATTTACAGAGTCGCCCACGTGTTGAACTCCCATTGGGTAGCATACGAGCTAGACATATACAAACAATGTATTGTTGTCTATGACTCACTTTCACGGTTTGGTCACTGGGAAAACATAAAAGAAGAATTCATATATGTTGCTCAATGTATCCCTTGGATGTGCAAGATCGGAGGGGTTTACAAGAATAGACGGCCACGGAGGGAAATAAAAGATGAGTGGCCATTAAACCATACAAGGAACACCCTCCTCAATAGCAAAATTCGCATGATTATGGTATCATGGCCATAAAATTTATCGAGTGCTTGGCTTCCGAACGAAAAGTTAGAGTATATCGAAGGTTGTGATACGGCCATGTTTCGAAAGTACTATTGCGCCCAATTGTTTCATGGAAGATTAGAAGATTAaagttcatttttatatttgtaGAATGGATGAACAACCTCCCTGCTTTTTGTACTTAGACATGCCAAGCTGCTGTTGTTGTAATGGGTGGATTTGGTGGCGCGGACTTGACCATTTCCAGACTTCGCCAAAAATTGTTTCCTTGAGTTTTATGTATCTCTGTTGTTTTCTACAATGACTACAAGAGTTATCTCTTCTAGTTTTATATGTCCTATTTATTTTGCTGTAAATGACACTTCATGTTTTTGCTTTGGGAAACATTTGACAAAGATCACATTGATTGTTccatttgaaatattacataGAATATGAGAAAACATCAACAACAAACgtgataaaataaattaatgaagtGACAAATTATCATTGATTGATTGTACACATGAAAATGATGTCTTTCCTACATTCTAAATCTAAAACCTGTAATAATACCCAAAATTACCAAAACTTCTACAAAGTTCAATGGAAAAAAATTGGAGGATCTTGAATCAATAAGAATGAGAGGGAGAATTACAAATATTAATGGAACAAAGCAAATGGCTAAGAAATTACAATTGGAACCTGCCGCAAGCTCCATCAAGAAAAACCATTTTCAAGAACAACAGTGGCTACAAGCTATCCGCGtcatatttttctatatttacaaatgacattattcgtAGAGCTCATTGCAAAACCTTGGCCGAAGAATCTGTACTGCGAGGCGGCAGCAGCGCATCATTTCATTGGATAGTTTTGGTCAATTTGCACTTGGAGATGAAGATTGTGTCTGAATAGTTGAAACTATAGAGCTTCAGAAGCTCTGCAGCGCGCTACTTTAGGGCTGGATTGCAGCCATTCTGGATGACAACAAGGAGCTTTGCTGCAAGACCGACATCTACAGCTTTCAACCATCATTCTTGAGGTGAGAGGTTGCATACGGTACACAAGATGGAGATGGCGTAATCCGTGCAGCATTCTGTAGTCCTCGTGAGTAGTTTAAACATGGTTGGAATCGTGTTGGAACTCTTTGACATCAAGGAGAAGCAACTCTTTGACATCAAACTACTCGAGAATCGAGGTTCTTGGAATATACTAAATAACTTAATTAACAACTTTAAAACGAGTAGAAGATGCAAGAATTAGCGTGTGTTGATTTAGCGGTAGAATATTAATGCTCAAAATCTGATGACCATGTCTTGGGTTAGAGTTTTGTATTGCGCGatgtttaatttttgtatttatttacttatttaccTATGTACAGTGTATTATATTTCCACCTTCTTCTTTTTgtagtaatttatttaataatatatatacctCGTGCAATTAAAAATATGTACATGTATGGATAatctaattataatatttaaatttttatgatagtacaaaaataaataatataaatattcgCAAAATATACTGATTAAGCTGATAGTAATTCTCAAGAAACATTTAAAGTGCAGACTTAAAACAATAAGATTTAAataatgttaatataaatatattgacATTTTCGAAATCAAAGGCTTAGATACAAGCTAATTAAAACCCTAATAATAGAGAGGATATATAAATGACATAACTTgcaaatttgtaattttgaaaACATAGGTCTTGCTTTAACTGCGAAAACAAGAGAAAATAACCTTAATTGAAGCTTAACAAACACGACGTACCAACTTGCCAATTGCCATTAgaattatcacttttatttatagtaATAGAGTTTATATGACTTTATTCATATTTAAAATACGATCTTTACACCACTAACAGATTCACTAACATTTTAAAAAGGATTATCTCTTCCCCTATTTTGACACCAAAATTTTGTCATGAAcatctgaagactgaagttaatCTTGTTATTAATATTAACCAACCTTATATTCTCACTTTGTTTATTTCCTAAccatataaatatatgatgCACCTctgaaataattttaattagaaaatgTCAAAAATTCACAAAAAGCAGATCCAAACATGTTTATCTTAAAAGTGAAGTCCAAgaaattcttttataattggCAGAAAACGATGGATTTAATATTGAAATACACACTAATCCAAGAAAAGTAGAGGTAATAAAGAAAATGGCGATTGACAGTGTAAGACAGGGACAGAATATAGAAGCTGTGCAAACAGAATATAAATTTgtgtaattataaataattgatGTTTGCAATAAAAAAAGGTAAAAATAATGACGCCGACGGCCAACCAGAAGAGATTCATAGAGTCTTTTTTTGCAGACTATTCTTTTCTAGAGACAACAAACAAATAAAAggaccctctctctctctccaccacaTTTCCGAGCTGAAAGTCAGAGCATTTTTCGGCTCCCGATCTCTGTATTGGCATCTCTTCATTGAGGTATTCCTTtgtcttttcttctttctcgtGTTTGAGGCTGTCAAGGATTTGAGCTGAAAAAGGTGAGTGTTTGTGAACAAATCTGCTCTTGTTTTAGAtcttttatcttttttgtttgatTCAGTGTTTGTTTCAATTTGTTTTTATgtgtttaatttattatgccTAACTGCGTGTTGTTTTGCACAGAGGTTTCTCCAATTTTTTCTTGGCATATTGAGTGATTGTTTTGTGATTTTTGAATTTGCAGCTTTTGTGTATTCACTGTTTCTAGTAATCTGCGATTGTGATGGTGGAATTTTGTATGAGATTCAATCGGTAGTGTGTAGAAGCATTTGTGTGTGAAGATCAACAAGCTTTGGTTTCATGGTGAATTTGGAATTTGGAttcttgatttttattttggttAGGGTTTATTTTGTATTGAATGAATGAAGTTTAGCTGGATTTGTTAGTCTTTTATGTTGAGGAAATGCAGCgggaatatattttttattcttgtAAGTATCTTTCAAGATTTAGTATCTGTAGATGTGTTTGCCGTTTTAAATGTACATTATTGTGGATTTGGTAGAATGAGCTTTTCTTATGAATTCACTTATGGTAGAATTAATTGAAAGTTGAGATATATTTAATGAAGTAAGCAGTGATGTATATTAGCTCGTTGTATCATTGTTTGTAGAATTTGGAGACAGAATGTCACGTGGCGGTACACAGAGCAGTATACGAAAAACACTCGGTGCCCTGAAGGACACCACGACTGTTAGTCTGGCAAAAATAAACAGCGGCTACAAGGTATTATTTATGTTCTATTGCATGATAGAAAGTTGTATTCTATTGCGATTGCTAATGATTTTACTTCATTCTTGTTTTACAGGAATTGGACATTGCCATTGTTAAGGCAACAAACCATGTCGAACGCCCTGCAAAGGAGAGGCATATTAAAGGTTGTTATTTGTAAAATATTGGATATCCTTGTATTCATTGTGTTCTATTAGATTCCGATTCTAGTTAGCCTTGTAAAAGGAGACATCTCTAACTGTATCTGCAATCTAACTTCCAGCTGTCTTTGCTGCTGTATCGGCCACCAGGCCTCGAGCTGATGTTGCTTATTGTATACATGCCCTTGCAAGAAGATTGGCAAAGACTCATAATTGGGCGGTATGTTATCAGGATCATGTTGAGCATCTGTGTTATAATGATTTCATGCATAATTGTAATAATTGATAGGTATCTGAAAAAGATGGATGATAATTCAGTTTGTTGCTTCTGTTCCAATAGCAATATGGAAGTTATTTGTTGCATTTTTTGTTAATATGAATTAAATGATTATGCATTATTATGATTCAATCAACTTCGTAAAATGTTATTTCCCGAGCCCTGATTctcacccatttccatctttataatttcaaaaaaaaagtcATCTGGTTCAAGACTAGATCTGTGCGGTTCTCCTAATAATATCCATAAATGACTTGTTCTTGTTCTCCGACTGATTCAAATTTCCAGCCGTCTATAAAGTGACGTCAAAGCTTGCATTAGATGCTCTTGTTACAAGGATTTTGATACATTTTGAATTTTGAGTTATATAAATGCATACTGTTGTGTATCCACGGTTATATTTATATCTAGGCATAACGAGTCTTCCTCTACTGAGAGAGAAGAAGTGCTATTCTTATATTCTTGGCTACCTCTAGTGATGCAGTTTAGTTCATGAAAGTATTGTGATGTTTTTGTCTTTTCTTATAAGAAATGTACAGCCTAGTTCTGATCCATGCATATCTCTTTTGTCTAACTGCATAGGTTGCCTTAAAGACTCTAATTGTTATACATCGTGCGTTGCGAGAGGTTGACCCGACATTCCAggaagaaataattaattatggtaGGAGCAGAGGTCATATGCTTAACTTAGCCCACTTCAAGGATGACTCCAGCCCTAACGGTATGGATTTATTTGCTTCCAAGCATTCTAGAAAGACGTCAAGGGAACGAACTTATCATTAATATATTGCATTTTGAGCAGCTTGGGATTATTCGGCATGGGTGCGCTGTTATGCACTATTTTTGGAGGAGAGGATGGAATGTTTCCGAGTGTTGAAATACGACATAGAAACAGACCGTCCGGTGGGTTCCTCTCATAAACActcatttacatttattttgtttttctctAGAAATTCATAAACACCGATTTACATAGACATATGTCGTTGATTTTCTACTTTTTTGGTATATTTCATTGAATTGCAGAGAACAAAAGATCTCGACACACCAGACCTACTCGAGCATTTACCAGCATTACAACAGCTTCTTCACCGTGTGATTGGCTGTCAGGTAGATCGATAGTTAATAAGTTCAATGATGGtagaacatttgtaaaaatgctTCATTATTGATTTTCAAATTGGTGCCGTTGCATGTGCAGTAAAATAGTCACATCCTCGTTTAGCTTTTCCTTTATATCATAACTTGAAGCGCCACATTTTCATAATGCAGCCCCAGGGAGCAGCTCTTCATAATTTCATCATTCAATTAGCGCTTTCCATGGTGAGTCCCTGTTTTACTCTGCCACAGATAAAATGGCTCGTTCAGACTTTGTCTATAATCCTCTACCTTTTTTCTCCTCTCGTAGGTTGCTTCAGAAAGCATAAAAATTTACAGCGCGATAAGCGATGGCACCGTAAATTTGGTCGACAAGGTAACTAAAAGGACTTCTTATTACTCTAAATATCTCTTACTTTCATGGAACAAACTTAGAACCTTTGTTTTCGACAGTTCTTCGAGATGCAAAGGCACGATGCTCTTAAAGCTTTGGATATATATCGAAGAGCTGGGCAGCAGGTACAGCCTTCAAGTAATTATATTTCATGTAAGATCGTAAATGCGGAACTTCTTCTCAAATGAACTAATTTTGTTGCAATGCAATTTTTTCTAGGCCGAGAGATTGTCAGAATTCTACGAAATATGTAAAAATCTTGATGTTGGGCGTGGAGAGCGATTTATCAAGATCGAGCAGGTTTGATATCCGAATACTTTTTTGCCAAATATATCACTTCCATCAGCTGTCGATATGTTTCTTACATCCTTTGTATGGCGATGAGTGGTACAGCCGCCGGCATCGTTTCTGCAAGCTATGGAAGAGTATGTTCGAGATGCACCACGTGCTTCCGCAGCCCGCAAAGATCTGGTACAGATCTTCTAAATTCTCCTAATCATATATAGGCATTTCTCTTGTGGTATTATAAATTCAAATGAAACAGGGTGATGATAAGCCTAAGGCGATCTTGGCTATTGAGTACAAAACAAGTTCAGAGGTAAAAGACGAGCAGCtgcagtcgccacctcca contains:
- the LOC130988237 gene encoding putative clathrin assembly protein At5g35200; translation: MSRGGTQSSIRKTLGALKDTTTVSLAKINSGYKELDIAIVKATNHVERPAKERHIKAVFAAVSATRPRADVAYCIHALARRLAKTHNWAVALKTLIVIHRALREVDPTFQEEIINYGRSRGHMLNLAHFKDDSSPNAWDYSAWVRCYALFLEERMECFRVLKYDIETDRPRTKDLDTPDLLEHLPALQQLLHRVIGCQPQGAALHNFIIQLALSMVASESIKIYSAISDGTVNLVDKFFEMQRHDALKALDIYRRAGQQAERLSEFYEICKNLDVGRGERFIKIEQPPASFLQAMEEYVRDAPRASAARKDLGDDKPKAILAIEYKTSSEVKDEQLQSPPPPEPEAEPVKVETPASEPPPDLLGLNEPAPAATELDEKNALALAIVPAEQPASTGPNLSNGATGWELALVTAPSSNESAAATSKLAGGLDMLTLDSLYDDAIRRSNQTTSYNPWEQGPMGNSMMAHDPFYASNAVAAPPNVQMSNQPHPFMFQQQQTMMMGPQQPMNPYVTGVQPHPYGAGMPVQAYNPYSGLI